In one Angustibacter luteus genomic region, the following are encoded:
- a CDS encoding sulfite exporter TauE/SafE family protein, giving the protein MTGISADAWVLLALAAVLIGFAKTAIGGLASVSVAVFALVLPTRESTATILLLLLVGDVIAVSHYRRDCDFGLLRRLIPAVIPGLLLGTLVLARVDDVVLRRLIGAILLLLLALQLLISARDRHQTQARTWSTAATAGVGAVAGFTTMVANAGGPVMTLYLLSQKVDKMRFLGTIAWFFFCLNLCKLPFSAGLGLINRSTLVTAAVLAPGVVLGAGVGVVTARRLRQQTFDRVVLVASVLSAIPLLLP; this is encoded by the coding sequence CTGACCGGGATCTCCGCCGACGCCTGGGTCCTCCTGGCGCTGGCGGCCGTCCTGATCGGCTTCGCGAAGACGGCGATCGGCGGCCTGGCGTCCGTGTCGGTCGCGGTCTTCGCCCTGGTGCTGCCGACCCGGGAGTCGACCGCAACGATCCTGCTCCTGCTGCTGGTCGGCGACGTGATCGCCGTCTCGCACTACCGCCGGGACTGCGACTTCGGGCTGCTCCGGCGGCTGATCCCGGCGGTGATCCCCGGGCTGCTGCTCGGGACGCTCGTCCTGGCCCGGGTCGACGACGTCGTCCTGCGCCGCCTGATCGGCGCGATCCTGCTGCTCCTGCTCGCCCTCCAGCTGCTCATCAGTGCCCGGGACCGGCACCAGACGCAGGCGCGCACGTGGTCCACCGCGGCCACCGCAGGGGTCGGCGCCGTCGCCGGCTTCACGACGATGGTCGCCAACGCGGGCGGGCCCGTGATGACGCTGTACCTGTTGTCGCAGAAGGTCGACAAGATGCGGTTCCTGGGCACCATCGCCTGGTTCTTCTTCTGCCTGAACCTCTGCAAGCTCCCCTTCAGCGCGGGGCTCGGCCTCATCAACCGCTCGACGCTGGTGACGGCGGCCGTCCTCGCGCCCGGCGTGGTCCTCGGCGCGGGCGTCGGGGTGGTCACCGCGCGGCGCCTGCGGCAGCAGACCTTCGACCGCGTCGTGCTCGTCGCCTCCGTCCTGAGCGCCATCCCCTTGCTGCTCCCCTAG
- a CDS encoding tetratricopeptide repeat protein, with translation MKAYANEIKYSHLEDMRSVLTTAIASDGYEVDGAASAFERQVQSDLAAAREAHLNDELGIAIRGYTQLQALILKTAHPTLPVQVTSHPLWEVMYEPGMLTSFIAMAAESASRTRPPLSAVPSGVVWPVPLDTQAVVSRPELLDAGTASSLDVVRGVLSAAAGAVVAGDFKAAVSGYTRAIRAVGDNDPTLSAHLHQDLGLVLERSGNADAAQGQLQTAQELFTKVGSGEGQVSSLAALSGLLTRQGQVDKAQEVLNQAGELSRQLGIHELDIAGGVDVSSLPTPFRPGRGGAGEDADGAELDAGPALASAPNLPQPISQAATPTLQALAYVGDVRSTDVFTVVGQESATQISLTGDKAANLTALYETMAVTNDLSLLYVQALPAPTFVAYLPYIYFFVIPMSLGDCYLASGDYPSAEAAYLNALKYPYLNENVEVVQVWTRLAQTYVAWGDSVYRAAGDTAAAWPAAAAKYQLVVGADGSIPAASPLYADARFAGLKVRATAIAAAADPSSVDDNPTVALPLARARLRLGQIAAGQNFLGFAPDYLPPFSFEALQTSARYLAEHAGTMEQAYIQFKSQAENEEFRQDQMDQQVDLAAASVQLELDGVAQAQAGVQVAERSEDYATTQLTNAQDAADDFADVRWELEELTELDAWAQASAVDHDDEVKLTISGYDSFSSDHENRNTVLMRLAAQRVSLSDDLEQGRLDREVTAAQSYQAVAQAQVVQAQAGVAVAQQRVAVAQLQLGAAQANREFLDLREFSARHWYEMAQVMKGLAGDYLDMATSVAWLMQRAYSAETARDLHKIRLDYRNAGAGDVLGSDVLLRDIDFFTVDFLTSTRSKKAPIKVSFSLAQTFPSALRALRETGIAGLETTLEQLDRLYPGFYLHKVRAVEVQFVGVSSGSGVHGTLRNIGVSHFRAADGSVHDLVYPPDVMPLSLYDARTDAFVLRADPQQLRLFENNGAATMWRLELPLSTNEIDLAALLDVYLVISFDAFFDSALEGMVKASLPTTGTAARATSLRLQAPDELFFLRTQGTGDLTVAAADLPRTQKDLVRTSFTLRLSGDPATAASRTVRLTPASTGTELVLTTDADGLVQGAPVASLLGAGVADTFTVRITAADNPSLPVGPGGVPDLSGLDDVAVYQDYSFTWR, from the coding sequence ATGAAGGCGTACGCCAACGAGATCAAGTACTCCCACCTCGAGGACATGCGATCGGTGCTGACCACCGCCATCGCGTCCGACGGCTACGAGGTGGACGGCGCCGCGTCCGCCTTCGAGCGACAGGTGCAGAGCGATCTCGCGGCCGCGCGCGAGGCCCACCTCAACGACGAGCTGGGCATCGCGATCCGGGGCTACACCCAGCTGCAGGCCCTGATCCTCAAGACCGCGCACCCCACCCTGCCGGTGCAGGTCACCTCGCACCCGCTGTGGGAGGTCATGTACGAGCCGGGGATGCTCACCTCGTTCATCGCGATGGCCGCCGAGTCGGCCAGCCGCACCCGGCCGCCGCTGAGCGCCGTCCCGTCCGGCGTCGTCTGGCCCGTACCGCTCGACACCCAGGCGGTCGTCAGCCGGCCCGAGCTGCTGGACGCGGGCACCGCGAGCAGCCTGGACGTCGTCCGCGGCGTCCTCAGCGCCGCTGCCGGCGCCGTCGTGGCCGGCGACTTCAAGGCCGCTGTCTCGGGCTACACCCGGGCGATCCGCGCGGTCGGCGACAACGACCCGACCCTCAGCGCGCACCTGCACCAGGACCTCGGGCTGGTGCTCGAGCGCAGCGGCAACGCGGACGCCGCACAGGGCCAGCTGCAGACCGCGCAGGAGCTGTTCACCAAGGTCGGTTCCGGCGAGGGCCAGGTGTCGTCGCTGGCTGCGCTGTCCGGCCTGCTCACCCGGCAGGGCCAGGTGGACAAGGCGCAGGAGGTGCTGAACCAGGCCGGCGAGCTCAGTCGCCAGCTGGGCATCCACGAGCTCGACATCGCGGGCGGGGTGGACGTGTCCTCGCTGCCCACGCCGTTCCGGCCCGGCCGCGGCGGTGCGGGCGAGGACGCAGACGGTGCCGAGCTGGACGCCGGGCCGGCCCTGGCCTCGGCGCCGAACCTGCCGCAGCCGATCAGCCAGGCCGCCACACCGACCCTGCAGGCGCTTGCGTACGTCGGCGACGTGCGCAGCACCGATGTGTTCACGGTGGTCGGCCAGGAGTCCGCCACCCAGATCAGCCTGACCGGCGACAAGGCGGCCAACCTCACCGCGCTCTACGAGACGATGGCCGTCACCAACGACCTCAGCCTGCTGTACGTGCAGGCACTACCGGCGCCGACGTTCGTCGCGTACCTGCCGTACATCTACTTCTTCGTCATCCCGATGAGCCTGGGCGACTGCTACCTGGCGTCCGGGGACTACCCCTCGGCCGAGGCGGCCTACCTGAACGCCCTGAAGTACCCGTACCTCAACGAGAACGTCGAGGTCGTCCAGGTCTGGACCCGCCTGGCGCAGACCTACGTCGCGTGGGGCGACTCGGTCTACCGGGCCGCCGGCGACACCGCCGCGGCGTGGCCGGCTGCCGCGGCGAAGTACCAGCTGGTCGTCGGCGCCGACGGCTCGATCCCGGCGGCGTCGCCGCTGTACGCCGACGCCCGGTTCGCCGGGCTCAAGGTCCGCGCCACCGCCATCGCGGCCGCCGCCGACCCGTCGTCGGTGGACGACAACCCGACGGTGGCCCTGCCGCTGGCCCGCGCCCGGCTCCGGCTCGGGCAGATCGCGGCCGGGCAGAACTTCCTCGGCTTCGCGCCGGACTACCTGCCGCCGTTCAGCTTCGAGGCACTGCAGACCAGCGCGCGCTACCTCGCCGAGCACGCCGGGACGATGGAGCAGGCGTACATCCAGTTCAAGAGCCAGGCCGAGAACGAGGAGTTCCGCCAGGACCAGATGGACCAGCAGGTCGACCTCGCGGCCGCCAGCGTGCAGCTCGAGCTGGACGGCGTCGCCCAGGCCCAGGCCGGCGTGCAGGTCGCCGAGCGCAGTGAGGACTACGCGACGACCCAGCTGACCAACGCGCAGGACGCCGCCGACGACTTCGCCGACGTCCGGTGGGAGCTCGAGGAGCTCACCGAGCTGGACGCCTGGGCCCAGGCCTCCGCGGTGGACCACGACGACGAGGTCAAGCTCACCATCAGCGGCTACGACTCCTTCTCCTCCGACCACGAGAACCGCAACACCGTGCTGATGCGGTTGGCGGCGCAGCGGGTCAGCCTGTCCGACGACCTGGAGCAGGGCCGGCTGGACCGCGAGGTCACGGCGGCGCAGTCCTACCAGGCCGTCGCGCAGGCGCAGGTCGTGCAGGCGCAGGCCGGTGTCGCGGTCGCCCAGCAGCGGGTGGCCGTCGCCCAGTTGCAGCTCGGTGCGGCCCAGGCCAACCGCGAGTTCCTCGACCTGCGCGAGTTCAGCGCCCGGCACTGGTACGAGATGGCCCAGGTGATGAAGGGCCTGGCCGGCGACTACCTGGACATGGCCACCAGCGTGGCCTGGCTGATGCAGCGCGCGTACTCGGCCGAGACCGCGCGCGACCTGCACAAGATCCGGCTGGACTACCGCAACGCCGGCGCGGGCGACGTGCTGGGCTCCGACGTGCTGCTGCGCGACATCGACTTCTTCACGGTGGACTTCCTGACCAGCACCCGCTCGAAGAAGGCGCCGATCAAGGTGTCGTTCTCATTGGCCCAGACCTTCCCGAGCGCGCTGCGAGCGTTGCGCGAGACCGGGATCGCGGGCCTGGAGACCACCCTCGAGCAGCTGGACCGGCTCTACCCGGGCTTCTACCTGCACAAGGTGCGGGCGGTCGAGGTCCAGTTCGTGGGGGTCAGCTCGGGCAGCGGCGTGCACGGCACGCTGCGCAACATCGGCGTCTCGCACTTCCGCGCCGCCGACGGCAGCGTGCACGACCTGGTCTACCCACCGGACGTGATGCCCTTGTCGTTGTACGACGCGCGCACCGACGCCTTCGTGCTCCGCGCCGACCCGCAGCAGCTGCGGCTGTTCGAGAACAACGGCGCCGCGACCATGTGGCGGCTCGAGCTGCCGTTGTCCACCAACGAGATCGACCTCGCGGCCCTGCTCGACGTCTACCTGGTCATCAGCTTCGACGCGTTCTTCGACAGCGCCCTGGAGGGCATGGTGAAGGCCTCGCTGCCGACCACCGGCACCGCGGCCCGGGCCACTTCGCTGCGGCTGCAGGCGCCGGACGAGCTGTTCTTCCTGCGCACCCAGGGCACCGGCGACCTGACCGTGGCCGCCGCTGACCTGCCGCGCACCCAGAAGGACCTCGTGCGCACCTCGTTCACGCTGAGGCTCTCCGGCGACCCGGCCACCGCCGCGTCCCGGACGGTCCGGCTGACCCCGGCGTCGACGGGCACCGAGCTGGTGCTCACCACGGACGCCGACGGGCTGGTCCAGGGCGCCCCCGTCGCCTCGCTGCTCGGCGCAGGCGTCGCCGACACCTTCACCGTGCGGATCACGGCCGCGGACAACCCGTCGCTCCCGGTAGGCCCGGGTGGTGTGCCGGACCTGTCCGGCCTGGACGACGTCGCGGTGTACCAGGACTACTCGTTCACCTGGCGCTGA